The Stieleria maiorica genome includes the window CCAAGCGTGATGCCCGCGTCATACACAGATCGAGTCATTGATGTTTTGGGATCGACGACGTAGACATTGGTCGAGGAACTATTGGCCGCGAGCAGACGCCCGTCGCTGGTGAATCCCAATCCGGTGACGACCATTCCTAGATCACCAACCGCGGAGACCGTCTTCCTATCCAAATCGATTTGTATCAGCGTGTCGGATGCTGGGGGAGGACCCTGGAAAGCGGATCCAAAAAGATCTCCCGACAATGGGTCAAAGGCCACATCGCCGTGAAATAACCACCCGGTATCGAACAACACCGTTGCCGCCCCGGTGCTGCGATCGACAAGATAGAGCTGAGAACTTTCGAAATCCGCCGCGATGATTCGTCCGTCAGGAAGGATCTCCAGCGAACTGGGAGCAGGCAATCCGGTCGCGCCAATAAAAGCTGTTTCTGCAGTTTCAAGGGATAGCTGATACAATCCGTCGGCATTGATGGCAAACGCTTCACCGGTTGAAGGGTCGATTGCGAGATCGCTAAGCTCCGAGACGGTGGTGCTGCCCACGACGACGGCGTTCGAATTCAGATCATCAACGCGGTACAATGACGTCGGATCGGCGAAGTCAATGCCATAAAGCACCGATCCGGTACTGCGAGCGGGAACTGTAATCGACGTTACTGGCTCACTAATGATCACTGGATCGTGGTTATCCGGATCCGGATGCACACAGACGATGAACTCCTGCGTCGCGACGCCGCCACGGCCGTCAGACACTTCGAGCACAACTCGGTGATTGCCGATTTGTTTGACGGTCGGATTCCATGTGATAGTCCCAGTAGTCGGCGCGACTTGCATTCCATCCGGGGCTTCTTGGAGGGAAAAGCTGAGTGGATCGTTATCGGAATCGATCGCACTGGCCGAATACAGATATTCGGGTTCGGCAATCCCTTCTGGTACGAAGTCGGCAATCAAACGGAAATCGAGATAAGAGACGACACCCAGATCGATTCCGCGAATCGCCAAAGTGTTTTCACCCACGTTGACGAGTGAATCTGAGACATTTGCTCGAAAGTAATCTCTCTGAGCACATCCACCGCCACCGCCTCCAATGCGCTGTCCATTCCAGAACAATTCGTATCGATTATCGACCGCACCATACCATCGAATGTTTCTGACGTTGCTTGGGAGGTCAATTTCATGGCGAACGAGTAGGTCGGTGTTCGTGGGCCAATTTGTCCTGATAGGCGACGGAAGATTTGAGCACCCATTTCTCGGACTGCCAAAGGCCCCCTGTCCCACAAGAAAATCTGAGTCATCGAAACCAGGCTGTTCAAAACCTGGCAGGAATCCATGACTCCCGACCAAGTACTTTTGGCCAGCTTCCCCGTACGAGATAATTGGGATATCGGTGCCAAGAAACTCGAATGAAGTACTCGCTGTTGACGTTATCGGCACGGACGTAAACACCGGTGGCCGGTTTGGCGGGGCTTCGAGCACCTCAATTGTGAAACGTTGCTCTGCGGTTCCACCTCGGCCGTCGCTGACGGTGACGACGACGTCGTGGTAGCCGATGTCGCTGATGCTGGGTTGCCAGACGACATCGGTCGTTCCCGGTGCGAAGTCCATCCCGGCGGGCTTGGTGGTCAAGGTGTAGCTGAGCGGGTCATCCTCGGGATCCGTCGCCAGCACCTCGTAGCGGTACTCTCGGTCGTACGCGGCTTCGATCTTCGGTAGCGACTCGATGATTGGCGCTTCGTTGAGCTTGCCGTAGAAGACGAGTTCGTAGTCGAATTGCTGCCGCGAAGGCGTGTGGAACGTGACGGTGGGCGAATCGGTGGTTTCCCCTGCTTCGAGCGTCCCATCGCGGACCGCTTCGGTGTAGTCGTAGTACGGCGTTCCGCCCGGCATGAACCCATCCGCACCGACCACCGAGACGGTTGGGTCGCTGATGTTCTTGATTCCGACCAACAGAGGGACATCAGTTTCGAAGGTCCCTGTGTTCCTCGTCGCCAAGTCGACGAGAAGTCGGTCGTCAGAGTCTTTGAATGAAGTTCGACCGTAGACTTCTTGAAAAGTATCGGTGATATCGGAGAAGCGAGAAAAGTCTATGTCGTCTCCACTCGACAGACCGGTAATCGTAAGTGATGTTTGTGATTGTTGATCCAGTGCATCGAAGGCTGTGATTTCAAAGCGGTTCTCGCCAGGCCCAACCTCGACGTAGGCAAAAAAGCTCCCAGAGGCGTCGACAATATTGACTGGGCGGTCGTTAATTAAGACGTGAGTGATGGACACCTCCCGTTCCGTCGGCCCCCCTTTGCCGATAATCGAACGCGCATCTCCAGTGATTAGCGTCTGATCGCCTACTTCCACCCTGGAACGCGCTGTACGCGCATTGATGGTGAACTCGGGAACTCCGATCGGATCAAATGATTCGTTGTACTGCCAGTTGATGATGTCATGGTTCCCCCAATCGGCGCCCGTGCCCGATGTGAATCCCACGAAGGCGGTTTCGCTATTGATGATTTGTGGAATATCTAGCTGCCGGGTTAATTGCGGCTGCTCGGGACGAATGTCGTTCTGGCTCACTCGAACTTCAAGTTCTGTTCCGTCGTAATCGACCCACGCGTACCAAATGGATCCGTTGTCGAAGTCGGGGGAGATGTTTCTCGTGTGAGGCGCTCCCGATCCATGATTGACAGTTCCACCAACATTGATCCCGATATGGTTGGAGCTTGGATCCCTATTTGCAGCATTGCACCAAGTGTCGAATTCAACGCCTACACTTCTGGATATCCCTGCGTAGCCAATGCCCTGCCCGCTTGACCCGATACTCGAACTTACCGACTGGACAACAAAAACAATCCCATCGGCACCGGCAATGCTGTTGCAGTCAAAGATTCGCCCGCCGCGATTTGTGATTCGAAAGCTAAATGCCGAACTGAAATCGGCGGCGTTAACTTGTGTGCTGCTAAAAAAACTACCGGCCTGACTGGGGCCAGCTGAAGTCACCCTCAACACCCGCCCGTCTTGAGAATTTAAGGTTCGGGCAGCACCATTGAGCTTTAAGGCTGACGTATCACTGAAATCTTTGAACTGCACGAACACCGAGCTTTCGGCTGAATCATTGCTTTGCTCGACGCTAGCAGAATCCGAGTTTTTGGGTGTCGCCGGATCAAGGCTTGATTGAATCTCACCCGGGGGGACGAGGTACGGTGAAATGTTTGTCGACGTTTGCGTCAGAACGTTTGATCGGCTAGAGGACTCAGTGACGGCAGCGATTCCAGTGCTTGTCGATTGAAGCCCACCTAAGTGCAATTCGGTGATACGTACTGTGCTCGCCGAATCAGCATCATCATTGATAAGACGGAATACTAAGTTGGCCGTTTCGCCGGTTGTCAGGCCTGAAATGTCGACGACAACCTTATTTTCGGTGATCGTCACACCCGAGGCTGCCGCCGTCGCAATCTGCTCGGTCACATTGAAGAATGCATCGTGCCCACGGTCGATCGAAGGGACCAGTGAATTGCCAAATGGATCCAGTAGGGCAACTTCGAAGGCATCATTAATGAAACCGGTGTCTGTCTCGTCAAACACTAGGTCATCAAAAGAAAATTCGAGCGCTGATGGTGCATCTGGAACGACAAATGCCTGTCCAAGTGTGACCAAGAACGAGTCCCCCTCGGTCATCACCGCACTGCAATTGTCGACCACGACCGAACCTGGGTTTTTGGTGTCGCCGTGTTGGGTGACGGTCCAGTTGTCGAGGTTGGGAAAGGCGCAGGATCCGACGCTGACTTCGAAGGTCTGGCTGTGGTCCTTGATCGGATCGCCGTCATCGGTGACCGTCACCGTGATCGGATAGACCCCTTCGTCTTGGTTGGCAGAGGGTGTCCAACTGAATGCCCCGGTTTCCGGATCAATCGATGCGCCGTCTGGTGCTCCAGGGTCCAGTGAATACGTCAGTGTGTTCACAGGAGAATCGGGGTCGGTCGCGATCGCGGTGAAGGCCACCGTCTCGCCCAATTCCACCGTCACGTCGTTAATTGTTTGAAGCACGGGTGCTTCGTTAACTTCCAAGGCCGAAATCATCACTTCTTGAGAATCGGACCGCGAGGGATTCCCGTTGTCGGACACCGTGACTTGGATCACGTAATTCATCGGTGCTTCGGTTTCCGATGGCGTCCAGGTGAAGACGCCGGTAATCGGATCGATCGAGGAGGTCGGCGGGTTGCCGGTGACGCTAAAGGTCAGGTTGTTTGCCGGAATGTCGGGGTCCGTTGCGGTGGCAGTGAACCTCAGAGTTGTCTCTTCGTCGACCGTCTGGTCGGGGATGAAATCCAGCACCGGCTCCCGATTCAGTTCACCAACCGTGATTTCGAACGAGACCTGATCGGATAGGGTTGGCGTTCCGCTGTCCGTCACCGTCACCACGATCGGATACGTCCCCGGCCCGTCGGCCTCGCTCGGCGTCCAAGAGAACTCGCCGGTGGCCGAATCGATTTGGGCGCCCGTAGGTCCTTGTGTCAGAGTGTATTGCAGCAAGTTGGACGGGTGATCGACGTCGGTAGCGGTGACGTGCAACGAGAAGAGGGCCTGCTCATCGATGGTTTGATTCAGAATTGGCTCCGCTACCGGCGCGACGTTCACTTCTCGCGCTGCAATCGTGAATGATTCGGTATCCGTTGCTCCATCCAGGTCGCTGACCACCACCACCACCGAATAGCTGCCCGGTCCTTGAAGCTCGGTTGGCGTCCAGGAAAGTTCGCCGGTCTGGGGATCAATCTGCATCCCGGCCGGAGAGGACTGCAGCGAATACGTCTGCGAATCACTCGGGAGGTCGATGTCGGTTGCGGAGGGCGAATACGTCCACTCGGTCAACTCGTCGACACCCTGGTTTTCAATCGCGTCCATCTCGGGTGCGGAATTCGCCACGGTCACCACAAAGGACTGCATGTCGGTCATAGCTTCTGGATCAACGTTGTCGCTGACGACGACCGACAGGTTGTACTGTTGACGCGATTGCTGTCCCGTGGGCGTCCAGCTGAATTGTCCGGTATCTGCGTCGATGCTTGCCCCGGGAGGCGCGCCGGCTGCAAGCCGGTACGTCAAACGGTTTTCCGGGATGTCTGGATCAGTCGCCTGGGCCGTGAACTGAACGGGCTCACCGACTCGAACCACATAATCGTCGATCGGCGACAAGATCGGCGTCCTGTTGCCTTCGCTGACGACCACGGTGAAGGTCCCGTCGTCGGATTCATCGCCATCGGAAACACGCACTCTGAAGACATAGTCTCCCGGGCCTTGCGCTTCGGTCGGCGTCCACGAAAACGCCCCCGTGACCGGGTCCAGCGAAGCCCCGCTCGGGCCGGATTCAATCGAATAGGTGAGCGTGTTTGCGGGCCGATCGGGATCGGTCGCTGTCAGTTGAAGCTTGAGCTCCGTCTGCTCTTCGACTCGTTGGTTTTCGACCCGGGCAAGCACCGGTGGCTTGTTGACTTCACGAACATCGATCGTGAAGGAGGTTTGGTCTGATTCACCCGCTAGATCTTCGACATGGACGGTGACGTCGACTTGTCCAGGACCGACTGCTTCGGAGGGCGTCCATTGGAGTTTCCCTGTTCGGCCGTTGATCGACATCCCGGTTGGGGCGTCGAGCAGTGAGTAGGACAAGATGTCGTCGGGGTTGGGATCACTTGCGACGACGTCGTACGTAAACGGTTTCTCTTCGTCGACAGTCTGCCCCGGAATGGCATCGAGCTTTGGCGGCAAGTTCGACGGGTAGGGGGTTCCGATCGTCACGTCGATCAAGACATCATCGAAACTTCGATCGCCGACCATGTGAGATGGCCAGCTGTGGGCGTGCATTTCCCAGCCGATCTGATGCGCCGAATGATGTTGATCATCCGCCGCGAGTGCGATTGAATTCGCGCCGCGGACGCGCAGGTGGTTTTCTGGATTGCCTTGGTCGTCAGCCGGCTGCAAAACATAAACGCCGAGATGACTGCCAGCGGGTAGTGTCATCTCCCAGGCGGGCGGTGCGGAACGGAACTTCGAATAAACTACATGCCGATTGGCTGACTCGAAGACCTTTTCGGCGTATCCAGGATCGTTCGGATAACGGCCGCCGACTCTACCCGTCGCCGTCTCCACGACGAAGTATCCCAATTCGTTGAACTGCTCGGCGATGAACTCGAACTGCGTGTCGATATCCACCAGCTCGGTTTCGTTGCCTGGCAGCGTCGTGAACATGACGCTGGCGAATCCGGCGGGCGCAACATCCCCTTCACCTTCCGCAAGTTCGTAGACGGGAGCCCCGTTCGATTGCCCGACACCGTTGATCACCATCAACGCATCGCGCGGCGAAACCAATCCGTCCGCATTGGTGTCAAAGTAGGATGCAAGCGGATTCGACCGGGGGCCAAGCGGGCCCTCACCATCCAAGGCAACCCGATTGATCACCCGCAACGCATCAAGTGGCGTCGCCTGTCCATCGTTGTTGACGTCCAGGGGACGAGAGGGGTTCTGCCAGTCGGAGGCGAGCAGGAGTCGCTGCTCAAGCTGCTCCATCCGGTGATGTCGAGTCTTTCGGCGGTGGCGAGCTTTCTTGTCGCGGGATTGCGGGGCGAAGCGAGTCATGGATCTAAAAATCACTCGGGGGGGGGCAATTGAAGCAGTGCACATTCTTATCCCCCTCCCTCAAGGACGCTACACACAACCCCTAAAATCGGATAAACCGGATGCTTGCAGGCTCTTTTGCTGTCCGAAAGATCGCAATTGTTGCGGTTCAGGAGTCAGCCGCCCTTCGCCGCAGGTCGAAGGCGGCGGTGTGCGAGTCTTCTTCCTGGTCGCGTTGTTTCATGTACTGCACGGCTGGACGTGGTGTCGAAAACGCTCCATGGCTGTACGCGGCGACTCGTTCTCAGCGAGGATCCGAGTCAAAGGCTTCTTCTCCCCCGAAAGAATTGACTGGACGGAAGTCGAATCTAGATTCTTTGACGACTTCGAAGCCTACATCTCAAAGCTCCTAGCAACGGACCGGAGGTTTGTCCTTGATTTTCACGATGGCCGGAAAAGCTGGGTCACGGTGAACGAGGGTCAGGAATCCAAGGTCTTGCAGTTGCAGAAAATCGCCGAAACGTCAAACCGGAAGAGTTGAACGGGCAACAACCCTCTTGCACGCGACGGGCGAGCTGGGAGACTGGCTGGTAGGAAACATCCATCGAGATGATCAGCTATCAGCGAAGCTTCAGTCATTGAGTTCAGCGTATCTGGAACACTCGCTCGTGATCAAAGGCGGTTGGGTTCGCGAAAAACTGCTCGGCCAGAAGTCAAATGATGTCGATGTGGAAGTTCTTGGGGAATCCGTCGAACGAGTCGAAGAGAGGCTTGCCAGCACGTTCGGCGGCAATGTGTTTCGGCGGGGGCAGCGAGTGCCGATTCTGGCCGTTCACAATTTCGGCGGACCGGAATTGCAGGTCGTCGTTCGGCGAGAGGGCGATGATTTGCTCCACGCTAATTACACCTGCAATGCACTCCGCTACAAACTTCGCGTTGTGAAGATCCTCTCGGCGACCTAGGATCCATCGCCGAAGGCCGCGTTCACCATCGGAACGAAGCACTCGAACTGCTACGCCGAGTTTTTGCTCTTCGATCCGATTCAGGAACAGAAGGAGAGTAATGTGCATTCGGGTAAACAATAACGCTCGACATTCCAAGCCTAGCCCGACTTCCCCAGTTCAGACGCTCAAAGATTTTTTTCGCGGTTTTTGCGGCCGTGATCAGGCGATTTGAAACTGATTTGCGTTGCCACGTTTTTGCCGCTTGCCCAAATTTTCGTCGTTTCCCGCTACACGCTTTGTAGTGACGACTTTTGGACTGGCCCGGCCTGTTGGGATTTCTAACATCTTGGCATGTTCATCCGGCAGAAATTCCGAACCAAGAACGGCAAGCGTCATGCTTACTGGGCGCTCGTTGAGTCTTATCGCACCGAACGGGGGCCACGCCAGCGCGTCGTTTCTTGGCTCGGCAAGCTCGATGAAGAAGGCCGACTGGGTGTTGGCCAGCTTGCATCAGAAACAAAGTTCCCATTCGTCAGTGATCCGATCAAAGGACAAGTTCAACTCTCGTTGCTGGAGGAACCCAAACCGCGGTATGTCAAAGTCAACGCCAAGGCAGTCCGAGTGGAGAACTGCCGCCAGTTTGGTGCTCCCTGGATCGCTTTGAAGCTGATCGAGAAACTGAATTTGAAGTCGCTGTTCGATCGACTTATTCCGGCAGGACGTGAAGCGGTGCCATGGTCGTCCACCGTGTTGCTTTTGCTGATTGCCCGTTTCTGTGAGCCATCGAGCGAACTGTACATTGCCGAGCAATGGCTGCCGAAAACGGCGTTGCCGACTTTGCTCGGAGTACCGCAAGAACGAGTCGATGACAATCGGCTCTACAGAGGTCTCGACCAGTTGTTGCCGCATAAAGATGCGATCGAAATGCATCTCAAGGAACGACTCGGAGAACTGTTTGAGATCGAGTTCGACCTGCTACTTTACGATGTCACCAGCACCTTTTTTGAAGGACAAGCCGCCGCCAACCCGAAGGCACAGCGCGGCTATTCACGAGACAAGCGAAGCGATTGCAAGCAGGTCTGCATTGGCTTGGTCGTCACCCGCTGCGGTATGCCGCTTGGGTACAAGGTTTTCTCGGGAAATACAGCGGACGTGACGACCGTTGAAGAGATCGTCGAAACGATGGAGTCCCGTTACGGCACGGCAGGGCGTCTTTGGGTGATGGATCGTGGCATGGTCAGCGAGGACAATATTCAGTTTCTTCGTGATGGTGGTCGCCGCTACATCATTGGTACTCCTAAATCAATGCTACGGAAGTTCGAAGCGGAGCTGCTCAAGAAAGATTGGAACAGCGTTCGCGACGGTTTGGAGGTCAAACTCTGCCGTCGCGATGACCTTGGCAAGGGAGAACTTTTTGTTGTGTGTCGTTCAGCAGATCGGCGTCGAAAAGACGAAGCAATCTTGCGCCGGTCGGAGGAAAAGATCGAGACCCGCCTTAAGACAATGACGACGCGTTGCACAAAGCAAAAACGTGACGTTCAGAAAGTGGAGCGTGAGATCGGCAAGCTGCTCGGCCAAAATACTCGTGCCTCCAGGCTCTTCGAAGTGCAGGTCAAGGAGCGAGATTCAGGTGGGGCGGAAATCATCTGGTCAAAAGTCAAGAATAACACTGATTGGGCAACATTGAGCGCCGGTTGTTATTTGCTTCGCACCAACGTTCAGGATTGGAGTGACGAAGAACTGTGGAAGGCGTACACGCAACTGAGCGAAGCGGAGGCAGCGTTTCGGATTCACAAAACCGATCTTCAACTCCGTCCGATCTGGCACCAGAAAGAGGACCGGGTGGACGCTCATCTGCTGGTCTGTTTTCTGTCTTACGTGATGTGGAAAACGCTCGGTGGGTTCTGTGAACAAGCCGGCCTTGGCAGCGAGCCTCGCCGTGTGGTGGACGAACTGAGTGAGATTCGATCGATGGATGTGGTCCTACCGACCCAAGAAGGGATTGAAATCCGCCAAGCCTGCATCGCTCACCCGAGCGAACATCAAACGATCTTGCTTGAGCGTCTCGGCTTGGATCTTCCCAAGCGAATACGTCAAACGGAAATGTAGTGCCAACTTTTTGGGCGCCACCCCGCAAAAAGCGGCGATTACGCAGCGAACTGGGGAAGTCGGGCTAGCGGATGTCTGAACCAGGTTGGGCACCGGTGTCCGTCACAGACGCCCCCCGCCGGCCGCATCCAGTCGAAACGATTCCATTGATTCCCTGCTGGCAAGATAGATCCACCTGCGTGACCACAAGGTTCGAACTACAACAAGCATCCCAGCGAGCCGATTCGACGTAGCGGAAAAGTCCTGTCCATTGAAAAAACTGTGCCATCCGATGTCAGCGCGGCGGCCTGGACACCGCCGGCGCGAAGCGGTTCACCTAATGCGCGGCGGTGTCGGACACCGCTTTTTCGGCGCGGCGGTGAATCTGACCGCTGCGCTGAAGCGGGCTTCGTTGGGCGCGGCGGTCGATGCAACCGCCATCTCGAAAACTGACGTGAATCGCGTCAGCTAATGGCGGTTTCTAGCCCATTGACCGTACTTCGGTTGATGGCGGATTTCATTAGGGGGTGCGTTTGTTGGGTGAACGCGGTGTGGATACGAAACGGTTGCCAAGACCCAATCAACCCACGGTCGGTGGTTGAAGATGTGATCGCGGAAACGAATCCCACGTCAACCACTGGCACAACAGTTCTTAAACATCTTTCCACTTCCGCAACCGCAACGCTGTTTTCCCGCCATACGTGCGTCTCGTCGGTGAGCGAGGGCCCGCTGGCGATCACTGTAATCCGCGCGTCGTTTCTGCGGCCTTCGCCCGCCGTCACCGTCGATCATGGTGGCTTCTAAGTACGCGATCTTTTTAGAGCTTCCGTTCTCAAGACATTTCCGAATCAACGGCGCCGGGTCGAAGGCATCGTCGTGTCGCCGGAAGTGAGACTTTTTAACCTTGGGACGCGGGGCGCCTTCGGTCCATCTCTGGAGATTTGTGTAAGGTGTGCAGCGACTTTGGGAGATTTCCCGCCCAATGGAAAGGGTTTGTGAGGGGACTACACTCTGGAACGTGATTGGATTATCGGTCGCCAATCACATTCAACTTAGAGTCAGACATGAATCGTATCATAGCCATTTTCGCTTTTTCCATGCTCGCGGTGCCTTCGCCGGCACACGCGACCGACCGTTCTCCCGAAAGCCGGGGCCCCCGCTCGGTTGGCAGGCCTGCCGGCATCATTTTGACATCCGAGACCGCTGCAAAACCTCCTGCAGACGATGCCTGGAAGGCACCTGCGTACGCGAGAATTATTGTCCCCTCCGACGCGAAGGTTTTTGTCGACGGTAGCGAATTAAACGACCGCGGGCCTGTTCGCTGGTACAAGTGGACGCCATCCAAAGATCAACCTTCGAAAAATGTGACGTTGACCGCGACCTGGCAGGACCGAGTCACTCAGGCGAGAAAGAAGCACACCCGCAAGATTGTCATGCGACCCGGGAAAATTCGATGCGTCATTCTTTGCGGAGCATCGCTCGAATCGATCGTCGACGGTGTCATCTGGCGAACGAATCTTCAAAGACAACACTTTGGGATTGCACCTTTGGTCGAGAATCCCATGCTCACCGCAGCCGTGCAAAAGCATGCCCACCACCTCTCGCGGCAAAAAAAGCTTACTCACCAATTGAACGGAAAAGGGTTCCTTTCGCGATCTCGCCGCGAAGGCTACCACTTGATGACGGGCGGCGAGAACATCGCGGAGGGAGCGTGGTCTTTTGTCGACGTCGTGGAGATGTGGATCCGTTTGCAGGGACATCGGCGAAACATCCTGAGCAGAGAGTTCACATAAATTGGCCGCGGAACAGCCTGATCCGCCAGCGGCAGCCGATACGACGTCCAAGTGTTCTGCCGTCCCGCACCGGGAGTTTTCGAACATTCGCAATCTTGAGCTACCTGTAGAACAATGAAACTCAAAGCAATTTGCCCTCAGTGTAAGAGCTCGTTGATCATTCCGGCAAAGCTGGCGGGACGGTCCGCCAAGTGCTCCGCTTGTCAGCATGTCTTCGAGATTCGAGCCGTCCAAACGCCTTCACAGCAATCAATTGAATCTGGGTTGCAGGTTGACGAACCGGCTCAACTTTCCGAGCCCATCAAACAGTCAGCTTCGACGCAATCGAACGAGCGCTCCGCGGAACGAGGCGACGATAAGGTCACGGGCACGAAACGCCCTGCCAAGAAGCACTCTGCGATGCAGAAGCAACCGGCTGGTAAGCAACGCACAGGCAACCGATCTGCTTCCGACGCCAATACGACGTCCCGCAAAATGCCAATTCCTGCCGCAAAACAACGCGCGGTCGTCGAGCAACAAACCGATGCTGCACGATCTACTGCAAACGCGGATACGCGGGAGAAGACTAAGTCGACGGGTGTACTAGCTGAAAACAAGACAACTTCGGCGGTTCCACCAGCGAATATGGCCGCCGAGGGCGACGCGTTGACCGATCCGGCAATTCCTGCCGAACGTCCGATTAGGCAAGCGGTGTCGAAGGCTAGAAAACCAACCGACGCAAAAGAGGGCGGGACCGCGATCGGGCGATTCGAAATCGAAGAGATACTCGGTTCCGGCGGCTTTGGGGACGTGTATCGCGCGTACGATCCGCTCCTTGACCGGCATACCGCGCTGAAAGTCCTGCGAGCAAAGGCGACGACCGAACAGCGCAAAGAGCGGATGTTGCGAGAGGCCAAAGCGTCGGCTCGTCTGCGCCATCCAAACATCGTCGCGGTCTACGAAGTCGGCGAGGACAAAGAACGAATGTTCATCGCGTCGCAATTCATTCCCGGTACAACGCTCGCCGACCATCTCAAACGGACCGACCATTCCAGTCCAGACCCCGAGGCTCTGCGAGCGTTCGTCGTTTGGTTGGTCGAACTGTCGAGAGCACTGGCTTATGCCCACCGCGAATCCATCATTCACCGGGATGTCAAACCACATAACGTATTGATCGATGAGGATTCGCATGTCCAGTTGGCCGATTTCGGCCTCGCGCACCAAATTGTTGCGGATGCTGACACGACGCGACAACT containing:
- a CDS encoding IS1634 family transposase, with product MFIRQKFRTKNGKRHAYWALVESYRTERGPRQRVVSWLGKLDEEGRLGVGQLASETKFPFVSDPIKGQVQLSLLEEPKPRYVKVNAKAVRVENCRQFGAPWIALKLIEKLNLKSLFDRLIPAGREAVPWSSTVLLLLIARFCEPSSELYIAEQWLPKTALPTLLGVPQERVDDNRLYRGLDQLLPHKDAIEMHLKERLGELFEIEFDLLLYDVTSTFFEGQAAANPKAQRGYSRDKRSDCKQVCIGLVVTRCGMPLGYKVFSGNTADVTTVEEIVETMESRYGTAGRLWVMDRGMVSEDNIQFLRDGGRRYIIGTPKSMLRKFEAELLKKDWNSVRDGLEVKLCRRDDLGKGELFVVCRSADRRRKDEAILRRSEEKIETRLKTMTTRCTKQKRDVQKVEREIGKLLGQNTRASRLFEVQVKERDSGGAEIIWSKVKNNTDWATLSAGCYLLRTNVQDWSDEELWKAYTQLSEAEAAFRIHKTDLQLRPIWHQKEDRVDAHLLVCFLSYVMWKTLGGFCEQAGLGSEPRRVVDELSEIRSMDVVLPTQEGIEIRQACIAHPSEHQTILLERLGLDLPKRIRQTEM
- a CDS encoding CAP domain-containing protein; translated protein: MDYRSPITFNLESDMNRIIAIFAFSMLAVPSPAHATDRSPESRGPRSVGRPAGIILTSETAAKPPADDAWKAPAYARIIVPSDAKVFVDGSELNDRGPVRWYKWTPSKDQPSKNVTLTATWQDRVTQARKKHTRKIVMRPGKIRCVILCGASLESIVDGVIWRTNLQRQHFGIAPLVENPMLTAAVQKHAHHLSRQKKLTHQLNGKGFLSRSRREGYHLMTGGENIAEGAWSFVDVVEMWIRLQGHRRNILSREFT